TCGAGCGTTACTACATTGAAGAGAACGCCTGGCCAACTGCGATCGCCACCCTTGTACCAGACTACCTACCAGATGGCGAGCCAGTCGACCCAACTGGCGTTGGGTACACCGTGAACAACACTAGCCACCGCGTTGAGTAATCGACACTCAGCGTGACAAGGAGATTGCAGATCGCGATGCGACGCAATTTGGAATATCGGCAAAAGGCTCGCCGCTGCTTGCAGTGGCGAGCCTTTAGTTTTTTGGAAGTGATTGCCGTGGTAACGCTCATCGGCATCGTTAGCCTGGCGGCGATTTCGCGCTTCGGTCACTCCTCCTTAGAGAACCTGAGTGCAGAGGGCTACGCCCGGCTCCTGCAGCGAGACCTCATGCAGGCTCGCCAAAGGACGGTTGCCACAGGCGATAACCACTATCTGAGCCTCACAACGATCGGCGGAGAGGTTACCACCTATACCATGTGGCGAAGAGCCAGTGGAGGTGACGTAGCGGTTGATCAGGCACGCACAACCCCTACTGGGCTAACCGTCACAGCTAGCCACACAACGCTGGAATTCGACTTCGACGGCTCGGCACTAGCCAGCTATGTCGTCACCGCCGCAGGACCCGACCGTTCGTGGCAAGTCTCGGCCATTCCCGCTACGGGACTGTGCCAAGTCGCGGACGTCAGTCCCTAGGTCGGCAATCTTGTCCAATACCTATTCTGACGGTTACTCGGGTCTGCGGACTTGGCGTTAAGAGGTGTCGGGAAGCCGACTTGAGCCTTCTGTGACCTACGCTTGTCATAAGACGTTGAGTTCTGTCAACGTGGTTCTGATGAAGACTGCCTCATGTTTCGACTTCGTAACAACCAACGCCAACAGGCCAAGCGTTCCGGTTTCTCTCTAGTTGAGATGATCGCCGCGACCGCCTTGGTCGCCGGTACGCTCGTTCCAGCACTGGCAGTGATGCGCGAGGCGATGTCGTTGAGTCGCGAGACACACCTGCGGAGCTTGTTGGCAAATTTCGCTGTCATGAAGTTGGAGGAGTGTTCCTCGGTCGCGATGCGGAATTGGACTAACGCCACTGATGATGGCGACTTGAGCGCCTACGGCTACAGCAACTTGAGTTTCACGATGGTGCGCTCGGACGACCCTGCGGATGGCGGTATGGTTGGTCAGCTTATGTCTATTAGCGTGACTGTCTTTGACGACCTCGACGGAGACCTAATCCCAGATACGGGGGAAACTCAGGTGCAGTTCCGCACCAAAATATCGAAACTACTTACCTACGAGAATGAAGAAGTCTAGCAACAACGCGAAACGAGGCTTCTCGCTGCTGGAACTGAGCATCGCGATGGCTATGATGGCTGCGCTTTCCGCGGCTAGCATGGTCCTGCTGCGCACTTCGCAGAATGCGTGGAATCGTCATCGCGACGATCATGAGAGATCACAAAGTGCTTCGGCGGCGTTGAGGCATATCGTTCGAAATGCTCGACAATCAGTAGCAGTAACGGCCATCACCTCGCCCACGAACAATTCAGGATCGCTCTCACTACAACGGTCAGACGGCGCGATTCTCGTTTGGAATCACGACGGAGTCAACGACCAAGTGAACTACGGGATCACGACCGCCAGTAGTTTGCTTTCCAACTATATTACTGCCTTAACCTTCACGGGATACAAGGCGGATGGGATATCTACCACCGAGGACGTCGATCTGATTCATATCGTCGAGTGTACCGTCACTTACGAACTTGATCGCCCGACTGGAACAACTGCCAAGCAACTGACCTCAAGAGCATGGCTGAGGTCCTGGTGACAACTAGAGAACCGATACGCATGAACCGTCTTTCACGACAAAACGGAGGACCCAGTCGTCTTCGCACCCCGGCACCACGCCGTGGGGCAGCGATGATGCTGTGTTTGTTTGTCGTTTTCATGGTCACGATGCTCTTGGTGCAAATCCTGAACACAATGACGAGCGATTTAGCTTTAATCCGTAGCACGATTGACCACGAGAGAGCACTTTACCTAGCCAATGCTGGGATTCATGAAGCAACCGCCATGGTGGAAGCAGACACGACTTGGCGAGGGGTTGTTTCCGAAGGAACTTACCCAAACCACGACTCTTACACGGCAACAGCCGTTGATGGAACCGACCCGTTTACTGTCTCGGTAACGTCGTCTGGCGCTTCGGGCGCAGTCACCAGAACCGTTACAGCAGTCCTTGAGTTCTAAATTCCCACTGGCAACTAACCAGAAACTGTAGAAAAACATGAGCGATCGCAGAGAACAAACTGATCGACGAGAAGAAGGCGAGCGGCGACGACCAAAACGACGCCAAGCTGGTGAAGAACAAATTCTGATCGTTGAACTCAATGGCTCCGAGCTGTTTGCGTGTCTCATGCAGCAGCAGGCTGGGGATTCTCCAGACCTTGTCAGTAGTTTCAACTTGACCTGGCGACGGGAATCCGCCGTACTCAATAGTGAGGCAGGGCTTGAGGAAATCACTGAGGGTATGCGTGTTATCGCGAAGCACTTCAAGCTAGTGACGACTTCTGTCCACTTTGTGCTTAGCGGCGAATACTGTGTAACTCGCGCCATTCGCGGCAGTAGTGATGATGTCAGGGCGGAACTGCAACGTATTAGCCAACGCAGCCGTCTGTATCTGTCGCTTGGACCTGGTGAGAAAGTTGTTGTCTCAAATACACGCACTCTCGACGCACGGCATCAGCACGCATTAGCCGCTGTCTGTAACGAGAAAACGCTCAAGACGATTCAATTGGCATCGGAAAGTGTTGGCTTGCAGATCGCGTCAATCGAACCGGCGCTTTCGGCAGCCAATCGCGCCGTGAGCCGTATCCCTGGCATTCCAGAGACGCCCTATCTGCTCATCCACCTCGATGATTCCTCGCCCGACATCGGGGTCTGCCAGCATGGGCAGCTACTGCTGGATTACCGTCCAGGAGGTCAGACGAGTCCCGACGAGCTTCCCGCGTTGCTGCTGGAGCATCGGAATCGATTGCAACGACATACGGGGCGACAACTGCAGCAAGCTCCTCCTGAGCTGACGACGGTTTACCTCTGCGGCCAAGATCGCGCGGTGAGCGAAGCAGTCACCGCTTTTGCAAAGCAAGGAGATTTCACGGCCATTCAAGCCGACTCTCAGTAAGTGCAAGCAACCTGGCAGCTAGTTCAGGGAGAGAGCGGTGAAGCAGGCGTTCCCTCGCTAGGAGCGTTATTGGGCAACCACTATCTGGCTGACGCTGACCGAGATGCCCCGAATCTGATGGAGCACATCATTGCCAGTACCCAAGAGCCTCTCAAACCGACGCTCATTCGGTCCGCGATACCACTTGCAGCCATGCTGCTGCTAGCAATTGGCATGTTTGTCATCAACTTCAACGAACAGGGCAAACTGACTCAGCTTGAGGCGGAGTACAGCAAGCTAGAGCCTGTCGAGATGCGTGCCAAGGAACTGCGGCTTCAGTTGCTAAGAACTGAATCGAAGGCAGTCGAGATGGAAAAGGTCGCCTCCCAGTTGAATCGACCTTTAGGAAGCGAAGCCCTGAAACAGCTGGGGAATTGCATGCCCAGTGACGTTTGGCTTCGGCGACTGACGCTTGAGAATGGCAAGTCCATCCAGCTAGACGGCAGCAGCTTCCTGCCTGCTGGCGTGTACGACTTTGTTCGCTGGTTGGAACAAGCCCCTGGCTTTGACGAGGTTGCTCTCAAAGCGACTCGTCCGACTTCCTCCGAAGCAGGCCCTGTTACTGGCTTCACGCTCGAACTGGAAGTCGTTGACCTTAACGATCAGGCTGAGATTA
The genomic region above belongs to Lacipirellulaceae bacterium and contains:
- a CDS encoding prepilin-type N-terminal cleavage/methylation domain-containing protein; its protein translation is MFRLRNNQRQQAKRSGFSLVEMIAATALVAGTLVPALAVMREAMSLSRETHLRSLLANFAVMKLEECSSVAMRNWTNATDDGDLSAYGYSNLSFTMVRSDDPADGGMVGQLMSISVTVFDDLDGDLIPDTGETQVQFRTKISKLLTYENEEV
- a CDS encoding prepilin-type N-terminal cleavage/methylation domain-containing protein, with protein sequence MKKSSNNAKRGFSLLELSIAMAMMAALSAASMVLLRTSQNAWNRHRDDHERSQSASAALRHIVRNARQSVAVTAITSPTNNSGSLSLQRSDGAILVWNHDGVNDQVNYGITTASSLLSNYITALTFTGYKADGISTTEDVDLIHIVECTVTYELDRPTGTTAKQLTSRAWLRSW
- a CDS encoding PilN domain-containing protein, which translates into the protein MQATWQLVQGESGEAGVPSLGALLGNHYLADADRDAPNLMEHIIASTQEPLKPTLIRSAIPLAAMLLLAIGMFVINFNEQGKLTQLEAEYSKLEPVEMRAKELRLQLLRTESKAVEMEKVASQLNRPLGSEALKQLGNCMPSDVWLRRLTLENGKSIQLDGSSFLPAGVYDFVRWLEQAPGFDEVALKATRPTSSEAGPVTGFTLELEVVDLNDQAEITAEKVASNE